One genomic window of Metopolophium dirhodum isolate CAU chromosome 4, ASM1992520v1, whole genome shotgun sequence includes the following:
- the LOC132943316 gene encoding uncharacterized protein LOC132943316: MCSRKQCIADHDVSSHTNEDINSNSTLVQKFRQNSKTSVRLTYFDGSSYVKKHKARQTKQASKKSFVGSSDTNIRNTITKCKTCCDNADQKSSGSGSKSAADMSDTLPADVCVRMVGGRVREILDLLARSDNDMGCADAYWLQKLFKSVIRALDDLRSACCRPRQITKLRNSCKNTARLSGAGSRPSMSSSELSVLCKYPHNVCNQCGCSVNINLQKLIKAAANFGCLYGYAVNSDKVNRR; this comes from the exons ATGTGTTCTCGGAAACAATGCATTGCTGATCATGACGTATCGTCCCACACCAATGAAGACATAAATTCTAATTCTA ctTTAGTTCAGAAGTTTCGCCAAAACAGTAAAACGTCAGTTCGTTTGACTTATTTTGATGGATCGAGCTACGTAAAAAAACATAAAGCTCGTCAAAcaa AACAAGCCAGTAAGAAATCGTTCGTTGGGAGTTCTGATACAAACATCCGAAATACTATTACTAAATGTAAAACGTGCTGTGACAATG CGGACCAGAAATCTAGTGGAAGTGGTTCTAAGTCGGCGGCTGACATGTCAGACACTCTGCCGGCTGACGTGTGTGTGCGGATGGTGGGCGGACGAGTACGTGAAATATTAGACTTATTGGCCCGGTCGGACAACGACATGGGGTGTGCGGACGCCTATTGGTTGCAGAAGCTGTTTAAGTCAGTAATCCGAGCACTTGATGACTTACGGAGTGCTTGCTGTAGACCACGTCAG ATAACCAAATTGCGAAATTCTTGCAAAAATACCGCCCGGCTCTCCGGCGCCGGTTCCAGGCCGTCCATGTCATCGAGTGAACTTAGTGTGCTGTGCAAATATCCACACAATGTTTGTAATCAATGCGGTTGTTCGGTCAATATTAACCTGCAGAAATTGATAAAAGCAGCCGCCAATTTTGGATGCTTGTATGGTTACGCGGTCAACTCGGACAAAGTGAATAGACGTTAA